The following are encoded together in the Methanosarcina flavescens genome:
- a CDS encoding transglycosylase SLT domain-containing protein → MPSKDKQREDSPFLSEGDLETPFLDRELFVKEVEPELEAHLETLISESPFTHAFEESQWKIFEPEIYEEDIYEETEEPEIESFYEREAEPQEEDFRVWDDTLEQPYARELEVTEADELEDELFSEERAGADNYPADENEIYSENEFSDLEYGTDEFYYPDEGAYAEVDRESFPEEKLFIPQRMWVEPEETWIELEEEGTYPLEETVYGKEEPLLDAEFFIQSEEEGINWPSFESELGPAIPAYITEFATNLGKEWSRLRNGSPSAGEITKWLLQDYQDTLEGARLRWKDNYNKGKYTVEAIGRAWIISRQENMKFQISSLSGGTKPLMNFKPPAVSVTMVSSKLISGSSKAPVAPITVKFVEELRQRYHKPLGVSNYRGHGGGSFLNRGYSLDLFLKGLDERKFYPYKEAIEFLKAVKEAARAIQAEWRVIYNDFSVAKAINQETGRENVIFVGKAVKGKNNRVIGLNWHGPDPLILHFHLDLAPGASISEGDIRPSTTPVTPVTPTPAITAPATSVPKPSQSAAKLAAELVRFAQRILNTVEGERLSPDGKLGPLTRGALERFRRKYSLGTGGVLDSKTEIALIQRAFEELAQQSIFAQFGFLDARTKETLSKFKSERGLGFNATIDAATRAALADAVTRRLTPTPPAPSYPKNAAAGGIKVSDKVVSMVERYRPLVEAAAAKYGVDSALIRGVIAAESGGNKDLVAKSGYTGLMQSNKGEIYKQPAVSIDSGTKKIRDFRIIMENVLKERGQRYDQLPEAEQLRLLALAYNAGPVTVAKALQYAAEYGSPERWLDGEHYKRALLFTGAYSLKQAEASCLKGMDPLEKKSRMEEAVRVWNQWRLGTKKVNWRKLQDPPLWSSVSASLPPFIVCAIEFKHRNSPKYAEKIMAYRARFKSL, encoded by the coding sequence ATGCCTTCAAAGGATAAGCAACGCGAGGATTCGCCCTTCCTCTCAGAGGGCGACCTTGAGACTCCCTTTCTTGACAGGGAGCTTTTTGTCAAGGAAGTTGAGCCAGAGTTAGAAGCACACCTTGAAACACTAATTAGCGAGAGCCCATTTACGCACGCGTTTGAAGAGAGTCAATGGAAAATCTTTGAGCCAGAAATTTATGAGGAAGATATTTATGAAGAAACAGAAGAGCCGGAGATAGAGAGCTTTTACGAGCGTGAGGCTGAACCTCAAGAGGAAGATTTTAGAGTGTGGGATGATACCTTAGAGCAACCCTACGCAAGAGAGTTAGAGGTCACCGAGGCAGATGAACTGGAAGATGAACTCTTTAGTGAAGAACGGGCTGGCGCAGACAATTATCCGGCGGACGAAAATGAAATCTACAGTGAGAATGAATTTTCGGATCTTGAATATGGCACTGATGAATTCTATTACCCGGATGAAGGTGCATATGCTGAAGTAGATAGGGAGAGTTTTCCCGAAGAGAAGTTGTTTATCCCGCAACGGATGTGGGTCGAACCAGAGGAAACCTGGATAGAACTGGAAGAAGAAGGAACATACCCTTTAGAAGAAACAGTATACGGGAAAGAAGAACCATTACTGGACGCAGAGTTCTTTATTCAATCTGAGGAAGAAGGTATAAATTGGCCGAGTTTCGAGTCTGAGCTGGGTCCTGCAATACCTGCTTACATCACAGAATTTGCCACAAATTTGGGGAAAGAATGGTCAAGGCTCAGGAACGGTTCGCCATCAGCAGGGGAAATAACTAAGTGGCTTCTGCAGGATTACCAGGACACTCTGGAGGGTGCCCGTCTCAGGTGGAAGGATAACTATAATAAGGGAAAGTACACGGTTGAAGCTATTGGCCGGGCCTGGATCATAAGTCGCCAGGAGAATATGAAATTTCAGATTTCTTCTTTGTCCGGTGGCACTAAACCTTTAATGAACTTTAAACCACCTGCAGTTTCGGTTACAATGGTTTCCAGTAAGCTGATCAGTGGCAGCAGCAAGGCACCAGTAGCACCTATTACAGTAAAATTTGTGGAAGAGTTACGCCAGCGCTATCATAAACCCTTGGGTGTATCCAATTACCGGGGACATGGCGGAGGAAGTTTCCTAAATAGGGGCTATTCTCTTGATTTATTTCTTAAAGGTTTAGATGAAAGAAAGTTTTACCCGTATAAAGAGGCTATTGAGTTCTTGAAGGCGGTTAAAGAGGCTGCCAGGGCAATTCAGGCAGAATGGCGGGTAATTTATAATGATTTTTCTGTGGCAAAAGCTATTAACCAGGAGACCGGTCGTGAGAATGTTATTTTTGTAGGCAAGGCAGTAAAGGGCAAAAACAACAGGGTTATTGGCCTGAATTGGCACGGACCGGACCCTCTAATCCTCCACTTCCATCTTGACCTTGCCCCCGGCGCAAGCATTTCGGAGGGAGACATTAGACCTTCTACAACACCCGTTACACCCGTGACGCCCACTCCTGCAATAACTGCTCCTGCAACGTCTGTTCCAAAGCCGTCACAAAGTGCAGCTAAACTAGCCGCTGAGCTGGTGCGATTCGCGCAGCGAATACTGAACACAGTCGAGGGAGAACGGCTTAGCCCGGATGGGAAGCTTGGACCTCTTACAAGGGGCGCACTCGAGCGCTTCCGCAGGAAATACAGCCTTGGCACTGGTGGCGTGCTCGATTCTAAGACAGAAATTGCCCTTATCCAAAGGGCATTTGAAGAACTTGCTCAGCAGTCGATATTCGCCCAGTTTGGCTTCTTAGATGCGCGCACGAAAGAGACCTTATCAAAGTTCAAGTCCGAACGTGGGCTTGGTTTCAATGCGACGATTGATGCGGCTACACGCGCGGCGTTAGCTGACGCAGTGACACGGCGCCTGACTCCGACGCCTCCTGCACCCAGCTATCCAAAGAACGCAGCCGCAGGTGGAATTAAGGTGAGCGATAAAGTGGTCTCCATGGTTGAGCGGTATCGCCCGCTTGTAGAGGCGGCGGCTGCGAAGTATGGTGTAGATTCGGCGCTTATCCGTGGAGTTATCGCAGCTGAATCAGGAGGCAACAAAGATCTCGTCGCAAAGAGTGGATATACCGGCCTGATGCAGTCAAACAAGGGTGAAATTTACAAACAGCCCGCGGTGTCCATTGACTCAGGCACAAAGAAAATCCGTGACTTTCGCATCATTATGGAGAATGTGCTGAAAGAACGTGGTCAGCGTTACGACCAGCTTCCGGAAGCTGAGCAGCTTCGTTTGCTCGCCCTGGCTTATAATGCAGGGCCGGTAACCGTAGCCAAGGCGCTGCAGTACGCCGCAGAGTACGGAAGTCCCGAGCGCTGGCTTGATGGCGAACACTACAAGCGGGCATTGTTGTTCACAGGGGCGTACAGCCTTAAACAGGCAGAAGCATCTTGCCTCAAAGGTATGGACCCATTGGAAAAGAAGTCACGTATGGAAGAAGCGGTACGTGTCTGGAATCAATGGCGTCTGGGCACAAAAAAGGTTAACTGGCGGAAACTGCAAGATCCACCACTCTGGTCGAGTGTCTCGGCAAGTCTACCGCCATTTATCGTGTGCGCCATTGAATTTAAACATCGCAATAGTCCAAAATATGCTGAAAAGATCATGGCGTATCGAGCCCGTTTTAAATCACTCTGA